TGGTCGTAGCCCCCGTCGCACCAATTATCCGAACCGTTTACACCGCACCGATTGTCTCCACAGTATACGCTCATGGGCACGGCTGGCATTGACTTTAATAAATCACTTGTGTGTTGTTGAGttgtttgatttataaaaacatatctaATCGAGaggtacaataaaattttaagtagcTCATGGACTACTACGCGATTTATCGATATTGAATCGATAAACACAAAAAGgttcaataaaatactaagGCTTAAAATGTCTCTGTGGGCGATTCTTTTCGTATCGATTTTATGTCGCAAAAGTATTTgcgaaacagattcagacgAAAGTAAGTAgctagtatataaaattacctaTCTACCTTTATTacctcaaaaaaaaatagcaaaaagGAGTCGTATACAAGCACATAAACATTTGCATAGCAGTTCATAGCATAATATATGAAGTTTCCcgaatctaaaattattaagactataaaaaaaataaagaaataatacacaaattttTAGCCTGTTACAGTTTCACTTTTTTACGAATACAAGCGTGATTTCTACCTTCCGCAATTAAATTGTTAGCACAGttattcaaatgtaaaatatagtattgtttTAGTGGAATCAGAGAATATATTTCGAAAGAGCATGACACAGCAGGAGTATGATGGTCTGCCTATAGAGTACCCAGTGAAGTCGACACGGACAAATAAACTCACTACATTAGATCAAGGTAGTAGAAGGAATATTCCAGTCGACAAAATCTAGCTTccatttgatatttgtataaaataaaatatgtttattatggaaataagatacaggtatcacttattccacgtcattacaTTTGAATCGGTAGACATACCGTAcgcatcggcaaagaagacagatgGTCCGAGATCCCACTGCAGGATTGGTGCGTTCatcgagtttttgtttaaaaccaaatttttatgtttatttataattaggagaatatatatttactaggttgcctatcaaaatttggccgccaatatttttaattaaattattttgaattgatttttggtaaaagattacgttcatttaatttttaaataaaataacgtctacatcgtggtaattaatatgaagattCTAAAAAATCACGGTTGCCGTTGCGCACATGGCCGCACCTCTTTGCAGCCAAGTGTAAACAGGTATgatttcgatatatttatacgtttataacggatatctattaattatatgtcaaattgaagctaatttttttctattaattttcatataagggTGCCTAATTATATCTGGCCGCAAATAAGGGTTGCTGGCGGttaaagatgataaatatttgaggtaGAGTGAAAGAGAGTTAGCGCGTAACGTCATTTGTCAGACAAGGACAGCGGTTGCCCACTGTGCGACGCTTTTAAGCCATTGCGCATCGTCGAATGTTAGTGTTCTCAACTGAACAGATGTGGCATTTTTATTCTAACGGAAAATCCACGCTGTTTTGAAGTTCGTAGTAAACaacgttttatatttacattgttgttttatttgtgcatctaaaaattattatattaattaacgtaatataaaattgataaagatGAAGTcgtattttttgtgtaacgAAAAAAGCAATGTACTCGACTTTAATTCCAAAAGTGCTCGCTAATGTTATTGTTTCgtcgtaaaaaaaaatataaatattataaccatttatttacaattgacTGTACTAATGATTTTGGATGCGCAATGGCTTAAAAGCGTCGCACAGTCGGCAACCGCTGTCCTTGTCTGACAAATGACGTTACGCGTTAACTCTCTTTCACTCtacctcaaatatttatcatctttaaCCGCCAGCAACCCTTATTTGCGGCCAGATATAATTAGGCAcccttatatgaaaattaatagaaaaaaaataagcttcaatttgacatataattaatagatatccgttataaacgtataaatattataagtataaatatataaatattataaatattataaggaattaaatattttaactttggcaagtcaatacatttatgagaatattttgtatgtgcggaaaaatatagatatctttaaaaagaatagtagcttccataattatagtactcgtaataaagacaaaattagtGCACCAACCACAAGGCTGCATAAAACGAGTAATTCTTTCCAAGGCAATTGCAtacgttttttcaacaaaatccctagtgagatacaaatattgtcaatcaataaatttaaatcgtacactaaagtaaaactgcttgctaaggcctattataatataaatgaatacttaaacgatcatagtgcttggatataaattgcttcagtataaataggtaacgcgacagaatctctcggctgcattttcagactatggggcgatcgtcgacatctacgactttttttaaatgtaaagtgggaacaaaccgtgattcatgtggtatcaaattatttcagtataattagtattattactattttcttgtgtagccaagtgcacatttcaaggatcgtcatgctcactcaaatgtcattgcttgtggcggcgtccatgcgtcgggttgtctctctccctaaaatatggcgagggggccaatggctggccatgcgtcatactcgtgaacgggtgctacttgtggtgactggtcgtacttgaattcgtgtttgcggtgatattagttgtttatactacgtctttgcgtgttgttctcacgagtacgtaagtgcgtgctcctatttcaccatgcctcctgctgatagaggtcaaatctttgtttttaatttttttaatttttattttttattctttattactcaatatgtcatatggaacatggtgtagtggttgcagctccttacaagcattgtgtaaaaaaaaaacttggcgattaaaaagagtggcggagagtttattgccagttcttctcttccgttctacgcccttgatttgagaactggcagtaaatgtaaaattaaattcatataatatttctttttttgacgttcataagtgtacattgttacctacatgaataaataaattttgaatttgaatttgaatttgaaaaaatatatcgaaatcATACCTGTTTAAACTTGGCTGCAAAGAGGTGCGGCCATGTGCGCAACGGCAACCGTGATTTTTTAGaatcttcatattaattaccacgatgtagacgttattttatttaaaaattaaatgaacgtaatcttttaccaaaaatcaattcacaataatttaattaaaaatattggcggccaaattttgataggcaacctagtaaatatatattctcctaattataaataaacataaaaatttggttttaaacaaaaactcgatGAACGCACCAATCCTGCAGTGGGATCTCGGACTAAGAGGGCCGAGAGAAATAATCATACAAAATTACTATGTCAAGCAacgcttattttaaaacaaatatcgcaaattaattagaagtagcatGAATTGGGAACACATAGGATTTCTGAATTCTACATGAATGGAAAATCTTTAtgatatcaatcaatcaatcaaaatttatttattctaagtatttagatgcgacttaaggcattcgcgaaagagcaaaactacgtcATCCTAatgttataaacattaaacatgtTCTATAAAGTTTCAGAAACTCCAGATAGGCGCTTTAGACGGATTTACAACGCAGATGAAGTAGCCTCTATTGAAGCGTATCCCTTTTTGGCCGCTTTACTTGTCAACAAGCAACTTTGGTGCGGCGCTGCGGTCATCGCCAATGACAGAGTCCTGACTGCTGCACATTGTCTACAGTTGTAAGTTTTGTTAGATAAAGCTGTAGGTGACCAAATTAGCTGTTTACGTTATGTCGTTTGATACGTGAATAaattgttctgaaaagaacagatGTACGTTTGCGTAAGATACAAGtgtgttctgaaaagaacagttttGTCAGTGTTGTCGCATAGGCTGTAAGCATATCGAATGATCTCAAGAGAGCACATCCGAACGCTTCAGCCGCTGCGCGCAGAAAAGGGtcaaatttttgccgcgcctCGCTTTTGTTGAAACACGAGTCAGGTAGCGAAAGATCCCTTTCGACCACACCCTGCGCGTATTGCCTGAACGTTTTAAGTTAACATGTTATTACTACTTTTAAGgatagtttaagttttttatacaaatgtacctagtttcgtaaaatattattcattctaTATTCATTCGATATTCAATATACATTCTTATATACTCAGTTCCATCTTCACCTCTTCTCGACAAGTTATTAGggagttttatttactataaccAACCAGTTCCTAAAGCGGAAGCTTCCTAAAAATCCTTACCACGACTTCTACGCATTTCATGACTCTCGACACATTTGCCGTaaactacaaaataatgtatttatgaatatttcttaaatccAATAAgattacaaaaattgtttctatatTATCGATAGCTCAAattatacattgtttttataatgttttattttcaggcAATACAACAATCGTTTTTTCCGTGAATACGTAAAGATGCTAACAATCCGATTGGGATCCTCAAATGCCACATCTGGCGGAGAGATATACCGGGTGTCGGAGATATTCTTTCACCCCAATTACAAGCCAGATACACTTGAGTTTAATTTCGCAGTGATCCGATTACATAGAAATATATCCAATGATAGAATGAAAAGTAAAGTTGCCAAGATCGACTATGCCACAGAAAGGATTGTACCTACGGACAGTGTCATTACTTTTCTTGGATGGGGTTCGGTTTTGGTTAGTTACTTAAAtagattgttttaaaatagatagcTTTCTTATACGaccataatatttaatcatcaaTATAACACCATTTTTAATCCGGGCTCacattttgtatttcaatattctggactttttataaaaaaaagatgtttTAAGGGAATCGGTGGCCTCGGCGGACAAGTGTTACTGCAAAAGTTGGAGTTACCTATATACGACTTAGCCGATTGTCAAGAAATATATGGCCGGTAATATATTTCTCTCTCTTTCAGAAGCGTACTATCTTGTCttgttcatatatattttttattcacagaCTATGTATGTGGTCGCCGGAGGTATAAAATAGCTTACGTTAATAGTTTTGGactaaagtataataataataagtaaagtaACCCGGATGATAATACACTaccatctatttttttaactactttttGTAAGACCTTTACAGCAAATCCTAAAAACATGCCTCTTCACCCATGTTGaacagtattttctttaaatttgtctgttatttttatgccCATAGCTTGCTCAGTGTTATACCTATCGTATCCATACATAAGACAGAACATGCAACACCGTCTTCAATTGTTCATCTATCAACTAAAGTATCTCGGTCGTCTCTTTCTCTCAATTATGAACGGCAAATAAGACTTAGATATTATATCCAATTTTACAGAGAATTGGTGACTCGTACAAACTTCTGTGCTGGATATATTACAAAAGCTAAGAATGTTTGCAATGTaagtattgttaaattaatatgaggTTTTGCAGCTCCAAGATATTCTTCTGActttaacacaatttttttttaaattaatcacgCCGAAATATGTTTTTGCAACGATGAACCTTTCTAATAcacttaaatttagaaattacaGCCAAAGGGGTTTTTCTATTCCCATTATAGCATGATGCAGGTGGACCAGCTATACTGAATGGGGTACTGGTAGGAATTCTCTCTTTTTCCTCCAAACGCTGTGACCTCTTGGACCAGCCAGCTGTTTTCTCTGCAGTAGGAGCTGTCACAACATGGATAGACACAATCGGTGAAAACTCATTTAAACTTACGTAAGTTTTGCTTGATAACTTTTGCTCATCACGCACAAACACCAATATTTGGATTGTATTGTCATGGAATTTTTCTTCCttgttcaataattattatatacattttcattaaCCAGTGTTGCATTGCTATTAGGCAGAATAACATAACAGTTTATAATGGTAGATGTAGAAAATGTAGGaaagtgataattaaaaaaaaaatttatttacaggaATACAGAGTTAAAATATCCAGACTGGATCAACAGACaagagtaaataaaacaataaattgttaCATCAATATGCAATATAATTCCTCTAATACTGTACACTTGTAATCATTAGGACTACATTGTAGcaagacaaataaaaacattccaaattattattttaaatatatatttctattcaaCATACAACATTGaataacatacaatttttttgtttctcatCGGTCTTCCAATATTGTATTATGGAATGATATCGAgctgatttataaataactttatccAGTGATTAACATTAACTGGCAACATCAAGCTAGGTATGTACAGCAATAGGCGTCGACGGTCAAGTTGTAAGATTTGACATTGGACGCGTGTATTAATGACGCCGAATAGCTACGGAatataaacaacaataaaGACTATATGTGCTTGTTATAAGCAATTATTTGAGGCAAAACATTAGGGCTTAGACTATGCGGTAGTTGACATGTAACTCAGGTTTGATGTCATATACCAGCTGAAGAATGTCTTGAATAACCTGAAAGTttcaattttatgttattagcTGAGATTCAGCATTCAGCTgagaaaaacaattaattaagtgCATTAGTACCATAAGACACTgctaaacataataaataaatcatcatGGACTAggaaaacatatcaaatactTACAGCTTCCTGTTGggtctggaccattttgaccATCTCTTCAATCTTGACCTTGGTCTCTACTTCTATCTTAGCTGCAACACCTTCCCTTGTGCCCATATGctgaaaagtaaatttaatatatttttacctatCAAGACATTATCTATCAACTAATAATTCTTGTTGAAAACAAATGTTTGAATGGGTTTGTACCGCTTTACatgtacaatataataatattttttttatgttatacaaTATGCAAAAAATCTAGTCTATATAGTCATGGTCtttgtatataagtattttttcctttctgattatgtatattacaataaataacaaatattgtaaGAGACAGAGATTtagatatattgtattttagaaATGCTTCAATGGTGttgttgaaaaattaataatcatcaattgtatttattatataatgcctaatacctatttaaatcttaaatccCAAACAAAATTGAAACAGCAAATTGaacttatttgaaatttatatagttaACTATGTCACTTGATCAGATCATGGAAAAAGTGAAGCACCCAtggtacatttttctatcttggTAATCATGCTTTAGTTTAGGCACTATTTACTATGATTGATCAaaacagttaatttttttctaacataATCTTTGAAGCttctctttaaattaattttatatttaaagtccaataccaataccatccatcagaatataattttacttgttattaaaagtacatttaaagatttacCTTGGCTTCAAATTCCTTGAACTGCCTTTCACGCTCCTGTCTGTACTTTTCAACTTCATCCTGGGCCTCTTCCTTGGCTTGCTTTAGGCGTTTCGCTTTGCCTGTAATATTAGTTACATGACATATCCATGAGATGACCTGATTCATCAAGAGTTGATGAGATCTCTATTGTATAAGTAcctttacttaattaaaccaaatattaaaGATGTAGGTTTCTTACAATACAAAGAATGAAGCTATAAATAGAAAGGCATGAGTATACTGGATACAAACTGCCATAAAAGGTTgaataccaaaaaaaaacctaCGGTAATGGTATGCTATCTAACCCAGTTCCGCCCAATCATGTGATTATAATGCCCAAatgcatattttatacattgttaACATTACAAACTTACTAAAAGGCTAACTAGTTGTTAAAACTATGATTAGAATAATATGCACTGTTCACTGTAGTTGCCTACCTTAACGAAAAACGTTCATAGAATTTTTTTCAAGTAAttgttaaacttttaatacttACGCTTTCTTGCCTCTGACACTTTTTCTGCAGCACGCTTTTCAGCTGCCAACAATTGCTGGATCCCTTGTGTTTGACTCGCCATTCCAGATGATTACACAAAAACTATGCGACGGCAAGCGAGAACAAGGCGCAAATCAATATCTGAAGGAAAAGTGACGACTTCGAGTCAtatgattattttagtttcaaaatGTTGTCACGGCTGGCGCTGTCAGCGGCTCGTGCGTTCTCTTTGGGACGTGTAAAGGAATGTaaatttggtttaattaaattatttaaagccaTAAACGACATCCAAAGGACATATTGCTtccacaaatatataaataatgatttttttttacatttaaactatttattatgttcaattttgcaattttattaaaatagtgaaTTTTGCATTATGCGTAAATATAAACGGTAGAACTAATCGGTGGTAAAAATCGTATTGCTTAGGCGATGATAAtagacaattaattttatgaaacaattaatttatttctggtAATGTAGATGTcactgaaataaaatcttaaatattacaaatattaattattgttaaaaaataataaaactatagtgtaaaatataaattataataaacaatacttttataaccataaatgcataataatatgttttgacGTGGTAtgcagttttatattaatttccgtAACCGTCACGCGGCTATTTTAAACGAGgtacaaaattcaaataatcttttagaattaatttattaaatctttaggtaaaaaattaattgactCAAGaagtgaattaattaattaatttttatttcaaaagtgATATTGatactttactttttatacatacaaaaagattataaaatatagctgAAAAGGTCGTAAGCATCGTGCCAACAGTAATATCAGCTACCAACCCTTCATGAAGCTTAGCAAATTCCAATACTTTTTCTTAGTTTCTACAACCGTGGCCCAGGGAGCTACTTTGTCAGGATATCCGTATCTTCCATATTCTCTGTGCATAAGTACTTTACTTCtgatattacattacattacaccCAATTGCTGAATCAAATTCCGGATGAAGTGAGGCGTATCTAATGTTTCGATTTTGTCGTTACCGTATCGTTTTGGCTTAACTTAATGGTGCTTGGTTAGAACTCATGATAATTAtgctattaatttaaattactattaagtGACTGAACCAGGATTTTAAACAAAGCCTTCCTTTGCAGATTCAGTAAGTGGAACACATTCGCTGTTGAAAGTGCAACGTTACGTTGTTTCTTGCACTCTAGGTTATTGTTGATCCAgcgtatttaaaacataatccCGAAATACGTTTCCTGTCTATTTTACAGACACTCCAGTCTGCATCTGGCATCATGtaagtcattttttttatagaagggGAATGTTATCACAATTTTCAGTctgtgttaaataataataataggacCAGCTTTA
This sequence is a window from Pieris rapae chromosome 20, ilPieRapa1.1, whole genome shotgun sequence. Protein-coding genes within it:
- the LOC110994101 gene encoding trypsin 3A1-like isoform X1, which encodes MSLWAILFVSILCRKSICETDSDEMESENIFRKSMTQQEYDGLPIEYPVKSTRTNKLTTLDQVSETPDRRFRRIYNADEVASIEAYPFLAALLVNKQLWCGAAVIANDRVLTAAHCLQLQYNNRFFREYVKMLTIRLGSSNATSGGEIYRVSEIFFHPNYKPDTLEFNFAVIRLHRNISNDRMKSKVAKIDYATERIVPTDSVITFLGWGSVLGIGGLGGQVLLQKLELPIYDLADCQEIYGRELVTRTNFCAGYITKAKNVCNHDAGGPAILNGVLVGILSFSSKRCDLLDQPAVFSAVGAVTTWIDTIGENSFKLTNTELKYPDWINRQE
- the LOC110994101 gene encoding trypsin 3A1-like isoform X2, coding for MSLWAILFVSILCRKSICETDSDEMESENIFRKSMTQQEYDGLPIEYPVKSTRTNKLTTLDQETPDRRFRRIYNADEVASIEAYPFLAALLVNKQLWCGAAVIANDRVLTAAHCLQLQYNNRFFREYVKMLTIRLGSSNATSGGEIYRVSEIFFHPNYKPDTLEFNFAVIRLHRNISNDRMKSKVAKIDYATERIVPTDSVITFLGWGSVLGIGGLGGQVLLQKLELPIYDLADCQEIYGRELVTRTNFCAGYITKAKNVCNHDAGGPAILNGVLVGILSFSSKRCDLLDQPAVFSAVGAVTTWIDTIGENSFKLTNTELKYPDWINRQE
- the LOC110994103 gene encoding V-type proton ATPase subunit G; this translates as MASQTQGIQQLLAAEKRAAEKVSEARKRKAKRLKQAKEEAQDEVEKYRQERERQFKEFEAKHMGTREGVAAKIEVETKVKIEEMVKMVQTQQEAVIQDILQLVYDIKPELHVNYRIV